From the Buchnera aphidicola (Macrosiphum euphorbiae) genome, the window TCAGATTTTTTAGAAAAAACATATTTAAATGAGAACATGTTAAATAAAAATTATGTTGGTATGACAAGACAACAAATAGTTTATATTTTTGGTATACCAATCATTTCTGATTCTTTTAATGATGTATATCATTATTGTTTATATAATTTTAAAACCGATAATAAGCTCCAAAAAAAAATGTTAAATTTATATTTTAAAGAAAATAAAGTTTCAAAATTTAATATCACATAGTTTTATAAATATTTTTGGAGCTGGCGGGATTTGAACCCGCGTCCAAAATTTCTACGAATAAAGTACTACATGCTTAGTTTTTTCTTTATTCAATTCATTACCTAATTTGGA encodes:
- a CDS encoding outer membrane protein assembly factor BamE, with product MNNYIKMLLIVMLFSSCSILEKRKLSSDFLEKTYLNENMLNKNYVGMTRQQIVYIFGIPIISDSFNDVYHYCLYNFKTDNKLQKKMLNLYFKENKVSKFNIT